TAATTTAAGGTCAATCTCAGTTTTATCCCAAAATTGTAgtattattttatgttatgtTATTCAATATATTCTTTAGCTTTTTGGTCAAGGGATACtagaaataatgaaaataattttaggAAATTAAAATGGATACCTAGATGGAACTGGTCCATAGGCCAACCAAAAGGGCATCAAATCTGAGCAAATCTAGTCCAGCTAAGAGATTGTGACACTTAAAAAAGACACCAATGCAACGTGGCCATTTTTGATTCAATGTTTGAGTGGGTCCAACAGGAACCAATACCCAAATATCTataacttttataatttttcatccCTATGATAAAATTATGTGGCATTTTGTTATAGGGTACAATTATATTATTCTAACTGCAAACTAATTACTCGGTGAAGAACATATGCTAATTGTTGagtaattatatttatattactCTTCCGTTTTCTTATCCctcttttttaatatataattattaagaAAATTGTCATTTAAAAACCAATTTTATTAAACAACTTTTGATTTATAAAAATAGAGAATAATAACAACATTTTTCACATCTgatatattaagaataaaaagggtaaaatatattttttgttctgAAGTTtggcaaaaattttaaaaatactcttaaattttattttgtttcaattttgatCCAAAAGTTTTTGATTTGCATCACATATATCCCCGAtggctaaattttcaaaaaatttaaaattaatctaacaataatgcatgaaaatgatgcttgatttgcttgtgttgagggttgttcttatgaaattattgttgaattggtcttaaattttttgaaaaattagccgtcaagagtatatttgatgcaaatcgaaaatttttggaacaaaattgaaacaaaataaaacttaggagtatttttgaaacttttgtcaaactttagggacaaaaattatattttatcctataattaataattcaataataaattttacataaGAAAAAACATGATAAGTATATGAagagggaaaaaaaataaaagtgagaaatacccctttttatttaaaagaagaagatgaagtgcTACTATAAAATaagcaaaaattaatttttttttatagagaAAGTCTCAAGAGCCAGCACTATTAGAAAGATAAGAGAGAGAAGTAGAGAAAGAATTTGTGTTTATTCAAGTTGTGTGAAATAATACAATATAGAAGGATATTTATAggtgttaaaaaaattgatataataaAGACATAATATATGCTAAATAACTCTAATGAATGCTAATTGATCATAATATATTCTAACATCCCTCCTCAAACTTAAGTGACAACTTGAGtttgaaacttatttaaaataaCGGAATAAAAAAACTGCATAAACTAATGAAACGGGTGCAGATGGAATTGCTGGGAGGAAGTACAGATGGAACTATCGGAAGGAAGCACAGACGGAACTGTCACAAGAAAATGCAGACGGAACATAGACAGAACTGCCACAAAAAAATGCAAACGGAACTTAGAAAGATAAGAGAGAGAAGTAGAGAAAGAATTTGTGTTTATTCAAGTTGTGTGAAATAATACAATATAGAAGGATATTTATaggtattaaaaaaattgatataataaAGACATAATATATGCTAAATAACTCTAATGAATGCTAATTGATCATAATATATTCTAACATCCCTCCTCAAACTTAAGTGACAACTTGAGtttgaaacttatttaaaataaCGGAATAAAAAAACTGCATAAACTAATGAAACGGGTGCAGATGAAATTGCTGGAAGGAAGTATAGATGGAACTATCGGAAGGAAGCACAGACGGAACTGCCACAAGAAAATGCAGATGGAACACAGACAGAACTGCCACAAAAAAATGCAAACGGAACTGCCACAAGAGAAGCGCAGACGATGCTGCTGCAGGAGAAGTGCAGACGAAACTGCCGCACGAGAAGCGTAGACGAGACTGCCGCAACAAAAGTACAAACGAAACTACCACAAGAAAAATGCAGATAAATTTTCCAAAAAGATGGCGAACTGCCCGAAAACTGCCAAAAAGGGTGGCAAACTATGAAGAATATATAGTTTTTCGATGAGAATAAGTAAGTAGTGAATGAACTAATTGGTGAGCTGAGAAAGCATCAAAACATTGACAAAAGAGAAGTAAAAAAATAGCAcggaaaaaaatatgaaaagtaCGGTAATTTCACTAGAAGAAAATCAATCTATCCTTTTCAAGAAATATACCATGactctgataccatgttagaaagATAAGAGAGAACAGTAGAGAAAGGATTTTGTGTCTATTCAGGTTGTAtaaaatgatacaatataaaagaatatttattGGTGTTAAAAGAATTGATGTAATAAAGACATAATATATGCtaaataattctaataaatGCTAATTGATTCTAATATATTTTAACAAGCACTTTCATTAAAATCTAGTCAGCATTTAATCATTAAGAAAAGAATGTGTAATTTTATATCATTAGATGTAATCTCACACAATTAAAAATACTAACGATgactaattaataattacaaatcacaaaatataTTGACCTCTTAACACTACTgcttataataaaaattaagatGTAATGTAAATATATTAGACacagaaaaaatatataagtatATGGTATGTCAATTATGTAAAATGGCAGCTATATAGGACAAAGGCTCAGAAAACATAAGCTGCGTTTATCCAAATAACATGCTTTTCATCAAACACAATCTGCATCTAAATAATGGGAGTTGCTAATGTGTAGATGTATTATTCGTTCTATATGTATAGAAATCAGGTGTCATGTATACAAATAGGACAGCTCGTTAATATAGAAATGTGCGTTAATCAGTAGCTTtatgaaaattgtgaaaaactgtgatttgaaaaataataggCCCTACATGTTTTTGAATCAAACTGTAATTAAACCTGTGAAAAAGCGCTAATGACtagaattaaaaaatgaatttttatgcaaaattatTTGGAAGAGCGTAAAATGTGAccgtaaaaaaaattaaaaccttTTCTTAAATTAGGCTTAATAGGAGGTCCCATAGAAACAAATAAATCAACGTCATTTGAAACAAATTTAACCcagaaaaaaaatcttattatcCCTTTTACTCAAAATCAAATAGGAATTTTAATTGATCATTGCAAATATATGATTTATCATAAAAAGAATGTTTAATTATTCTGATGGTCTTTAtagtttcatcaaatttttaattaggttcttatattttttttctgttaGATCCCTACATTgctttaattttgtaattaagtcctttttaagataaaaaataggtttaattattttgcaggtccctatagttttaccaaatttttaattaggtccttatactttttttttttaattgggtccctatacatttttttttcaatttagtccctCTTAAcgttaaacattaaaaaaatattattaaattgtgaaattactTGTATACATTTAGagaccaaattaaaaaaaaaaaaatataaggacctaattgaaaatctGGTAAAACTATAAATATTCAATGAAAAATATTCCTATAATTCTTATTCAATGATTCTATAACATGAAAGATATTcttataatttcttttattttgtcactattattcttttgcttatttatatataaattgtatcaaaaatatttttttatttttaaaatacctTATCttaagaacataaaaaaaataaatggataaaataaaactgaaataataataataaatatatataaaattcagTTCCATCTTTCAATTATTCATTATGATAATGTAATATTACATTTGGCTCAATATAAAAGAAAGAGAATGCAGTTCCAAGACCATCTCTAGCCAAGTTTGGTATAGGCTTGACAATTATATGATCTAACTCTGACATCAACGTATTTTTTAGTACTAGAACATGAAAATAGAACCGAGTCTAGCATATAATAAGAGCCTTAGTTCAAACAGCATTCATATTTAGATATTATTCGACCAGTTAGCAGCACTCCCAATCCTTGACATACCAGTTGATTTCTTCTTAGCCTCATCCATTTTAAAAGTTGCACCACACACCTGACCAGAACTGTCAACTCTTGAGACAGACTTCACCTCATTAAGTGGATGCTCAAAATTGTTCAAATCTCCGGATGTTGTAAAGAAAAATCCTAAACAAGCAGCAATACAAGTTAGTTTTTGCCGCATGATGTATAATTTAGAATAATATGAGGATCTTGAAATGGGAAAGATATTGCAAAGTAAACTATAAAAAACAGAGGCGGgtgaggaaaaagaaaatatctaTGTACCTACATTTTTCATTCTTGGGTTACCAACTCTTAATTCTTTTCTTCCCCGAGTTAGGATATTGATATAGCATTCGAGGATTCCTAAACATCTTTCTAAATGCTAAATTAAATAAGAAGTATATAATTTCAATGttctgaaaattttaaaagccaATAGGTTCTTCTATTATTTAGTTAAGATGCTTCAAATGAACCATTAGGAGGATAaataatttcattttctttttccccTTAATTTACTTTTCGCGAGCATATTTATAAAACGTTAATTCTCACAGAAAATACTCAGTACAGCAGGCACAAAATAGTCACCAACTTTTTACATAAAATCATTTTAATATTACTTTTAGGAAATAGTGTAGAAGATGTCCCATAGCTCTTAGTTACAACTTTTTTCTCATCTGTAAGAATAATATTTTCATCAGTATCAGCTCCCCAAAAGAAGAAAATACACCCATCAGCATCCTGAGAAAGAGCAGGAAGATGCATTGTACCCCAAGGTATAGTCATATAGAAGCAAATTACCGGCAAATAAATATGAGAGTAAAATAGATAGACCAAGGATTACTCACTACAGTAATAAATACGGTTTTAGAACCACTGTCAAATGGAATAAACGCAAATTTGTCTTGAAAATTTCTCACAACCTGAGCAGCAGGATAGGGACCACGATCTCTAAGAGTCCTGTATGCCTCTATGACAATGATCAATTAAACttaataatcaattaattataaataaaatacataatcaGAACTCATATAATCAAACACTTTATCTCCAATCTCAcctcttttcttatttctaaCATAATCAATTAATTACAGATAAAATACATAATCAGAACttataatcaaaattttttaacacaattaaaactaattttaacaAACTAAACTTCACAATTAGATTAATTGGTTCTCCTTGTCATTTAGGATGCTGGTTACCTAATCaattaaagtaaaattatatacaAGCGGCAACAAAAAATAAGCATAAACAAAATTAGAGGTATTTAACAATCAAGATTTCTCAACATTGTACTTGAAGCATTGGAATTGGGAGAGGATGCCATTTGACTACTAGTTGTTTTAAGCATAACATTTCTTCCGTTCTTAGTGTAGTGGGAGAAAGACATTATTGAGAAGAATTATTACCCAACGCTGACAGAAATCCACATGTTCCCGATATTTGCAATTCAAAAAATGAAAGCCATCTAACTGTTTCCTTCCTACATGCCACCTGGTCCCTTCATCTCCTCCGATCCAACAGTTgaaaaactaaaacaaaattcaatCATCACCTGTTGTTGCAGAACCAGTCCAGACAGCAAAACGGAGTCAAGGGGCGGCAATTCGAGGCAAGGCACCGCGAGGCGCGGTGAGACAAGGCGGACGAGCGGAGCAGAACAGAGCACCCGTGGGCGACGCAGAGGGATGACGACCATCCAACGACAGACGACAACGACGCCATGGAAGACGGCAGCAGAGTGCAATGGAGGAGAAATCCAATTGGGAACTTAGGAGAATAACTTAGGGCTAGTTAGAGTTCTCTGATTTTGGGGGACAAAATATAAAGGATATTTttggtattttaaaaaaatagaggtgtttttaattaggtcttttaattaaattaagagAATATTcgattttttaatagaatattctATTATTTCAAACGGTTTGATGACGGTAgggactaaattaaaaaaattaatgtatagggactcaattaaaaagaaaaaaaatatagggacctaattaaaaattcggTAAAATTATAGGGACCtgcagagtaattaaacctaaaaaatattagagttaaCTGAATATTTCTTCGCAAATTGAaagtatttataattaaaaacttaattaattcTTTAACCGCATGTATCTTcgtaaaaatattatgttaattttaacatttttaacaCGAAAAAGACGCCATTACAAACTTAAAAGTAGTGTAGGGAtctaattgaaagaaaaaaaagtataagaacctaattaaaaatttggtgaTTCTATAAGaactaacagaataattaaatctaaaaaaattattttaaaatatcaaaatatatagaattaatttacccaaattattaaatattatttaaattataatttatttatccTCATTATTggtaaattaataataataataataataataataataataataata
The Arachis stenosperma cultivar V10309 chromosome 7, arast.V10309.gnm1.PFL2, whole genome shotgun sequence genome window above contains:
- the LOC130939468 gene encoding uncharacterized protein LOC130939468 translates to MASLSSVVGWSSSLCVAHGCSVLLRSSALSHRASRCLASNCRPLTPFCCLDWFCNNRNKKRGEIGDKVFDYMSSDYIVIEAYRTLRDRGPYPAAQVVRNFQDKFAFIPFDSGSKTVFITVDADGCIFFFWGADTDENIILTDEKKVVTKSYGTSSTLFPKRFFFTTSGDLNNFEHPLNEVKSVSRVDSSGQVCGATFKMDEAKKKSTGMSRIGSAANWSNNI